The sequence below is a genomic window from Bacteroidota bacterium.
CACGATGTTAGAACTTATTTTAAAAATACCACAGAGATTGTGATACTGCCGGAATTGACTAAAGCCGGGGTAGTTATACTTACTTAAAATCATCTATCTTTTACGCTCTCTCCCTTTAATATATCTATTTAATGCCTCTTTAGATGCCAGCCAATTACGGCCATCCTTGTGAGCCTCTAATTTACCGGTACGGGCTAAAAGATTAAGATACTTTTTATCATATCTTGTGTCTTTAGCAAGTTCCGCTAAACTAACATATTTTTCTTTAACTAAAGATTTGGGCGTAACAACTTTTAAATATATATCAAGAGTTCTTTCAACTGCCCTGGCAATAAAATTAACAAAAGAAGAATAATCGCCCTTATCCGCCAGACTCAAAGCCATATAATAACGCTTTCTGTCAGTTTTCATTACCGCCACCAAAGGAAAACCAACTTGCATTAATATAATATTCATCACAAGCCTTGAGGTACGGCCATTACCGTCAAAAAATGAATGAATATATACCAACTTATGATGCATTATACTTGCCAATTCAACTGGGTGTAATTTTCTATTGCCAAAACACCACTTAATTAATTTTCTCATCAACTTCGGTACATCAATAGCTTCCGGCGGTTTATGGGATGCGCCGCCATATATTTTTAATATGGTTTAGCTTTATTTTTTAACTATACCATATTAGGAAGATTTATCAATTACCTTATTCTGGATCATGTTATTCTCTTTAAGGCCTTTATTCCCAATCCACGATCAAAATTCCCTGACCTCGCTTTTTCACCACCAGCTTCTGCCCTTTCCTCCACTTAAGCACATCCAATATCTCCCGGGGCAAAGTTACGCCCAGACTGTTGCCATGTTTGTAGATCTTGCGAATCTCATTGTTTTTAAGTTTTCTACGCATAATTTTTTCCTTAAGCTTACGTATACATTAAAATGTATATTTAAATGTATACGTAATATTTATCTATTTTTATTATAGCAAAAAAACAGGTTCAAATAAACCTGCTTTTTTTCGCCAAATTATTTAATTTTTCACTTTTTTAAATATACTGTCGTAGTCGGATATGCGATTTCAATATTCTCCTTTTGAAATTTATCTACAATCTCCAGATTAATTTCCTCCTGCGCGTCCATGTATTTATTGTAATCCGCGCTCGCAATGTAATAGACAATTTCATGGACCAAACTAGAATCGCCGAATTCTTTAAAATTCACCCGATCTAGCTCAAGCAATTCCTGCTGGTTTATTATTTCTTTTATCATAGTTGGAATTTGTTTAAGCTTGTCTATTTTTGTTTCATAGCTAACGCCAATCGAAAATACCACGCGCCGCTTTTCCATCTGGCCGAAATTCTGCACCCGCGAACTGGTCATGTCCGTATTGGACATAATTATTTCTTCTCCCTGCAGGGCGGTTATGCGGGTTGTTTTTATGCCCACATGCTTGACCGTACCCAAATTTTCGCCGACAATTATAAAATCTCCCTGCTTAAACGGCTTGTCAAAATGAATCGCCAAAGAAGAAAACAGATCACCCAGTATATTCTGCAAAGCCAGACCGATCGCGATCCCGCCGATACCC
It includes:
- a CDS encoding Fic family protein, whose protein sequence is MLKIYGGASHKPPEAIDVPKLMRKLIKWCFGNRKLHPVELASIMHHKLVYIHSFFDGNGRTSRLVMNIILMQVGFPLVAVMKTDRKRYYMALSLADKGDYSSFVNFIARAVERTLDIYLKVVTPKSLVKEKYVSLAELAKDTRYDKKYLNLLARTGKLEAHKDGRNWLASKEALNRYIKGRERKR
- a CDS encoding AbrB/MazE/SpoVT family DNA-binding domain-containing protein, giving the protein MRRKLKNNEIRKIYKHGNSLGVTLPREILDVLKWRKGQKLVVKKRGQGILIVDWE
- a CDS encoding mechanosensitive ion channel family protein; the protein is MDLFNNWFNYFSDYEFMGMEIAAYFKVAFVFIITLVILKIFKIAVIARLKKVFKKTKTEIDDAVIDAISAIGWPFYFTVSVFFSSRFIKLPDIAGKWLFNILLIVMVFYAIRFIADLLDFGAKKITERKKEEGGQTGIIKALSVIMKIILWVGALILILSNLGYNVTSLIAGLGIGGIAIGLALQNILGDLFSSLAIHFDKPFKQGDFIIVGENLGTVKHVGIKTTRITALQGEEIIMSNTDMTSSRVQNFGQMEKRRVVFSIGVSYETKIDKLKQIPTMIKEIINQQELLELDRVNFKEFGDSSLVHEIVYYIASADYNKYMDAQEEINLEIVDKFQKENIEIAYPTTTVYLKK